The nucleotide window GTTTTCCGATAAAACTTATGTCGAAAATCACATTCTTTATGTTAATAAAGAAGAAGTAGAAAAACTTGTTTTGGAAGATGACAAATTGATAGGATGCAGTCTTGATATAGCAAGACCCGGCGAAAAAACAAGAATAACTCCTGTTAAGGACGTAATAGAACCTCGTGTTAAAGTAAGCGGAGGAGAAATGTTTCCCGGAGTTATAGGTAAAGTAAGCCCTACAGTAGGAGGCGGAAGAACTCATGCACTTGACGGTTGTTGTGTAATTACTGTAGGACGTATAGTAGGATTTCAGGAAGGTGTAATTGATATGAGCGGACCTGCTGCTGAATATTGTCCTTTCTCGGGAACAGTAAATCTTTGTGTAGTTATTGAACCTAAAGAAGGACTTGAAACACATGTATATGAAAAAGCAGGACGTATGGCAGGACTAAAAGTAGCGGCATTTCTTGGAGAAACAGCAAGAAATCTTGAGCCTGATACTTTAGAAGTATTTGAAACAAAACCTATATTTGAACAGGCTGCAATGTATCCTGATCTCCCTAAAATAGGATATGTTCATATGCTTCAATCACAAGGACTTTTACATGATACTTATTACTATGGAGTAGATGCTAAACAATTTGTTCCTACATTTATGTATCCGACTGAAATTATGGATGGTGCTATAGTTTCAGGAAACTGTGTTGCTCCTTGTGATAAAGTTACTACTTATCATCACTTCCATAATCCTGTTATTGAGGATTGTTATAAACATCACGGAAAAGACATTAACTTTATGGGAGTTATCCTTACTAATGAAAATGTATTCCTTGCGGATAAAGAACGTCATTCGGATATGGTTGCAAAACTTGCTGAATGGATGCAATTGGACGGAGTTCTTATAACTGAGGAAGGATACGGAAATCCTGATACGGATCTTATGATGAACTGTCGTAAAGTAGAAAGAAAAGGCGTTAAAGTTGTTCTTATAACAGATGAATTTCCTGGAAAAGACGGTAAATCACAATCACTTGCAGATACTTGTGAAGAAGCAACTGCACTTGCTTCATGCGGACAAGGTAATGCGACTTTACAATTCCCGGTTATGGACAAAATAATAGGAACTATGGAATATATAGAAAGTCAAATCGGAGGTTGGGCAGGTTGTGTCAACGAAGACGGTTCATTTGAAGCTGAAATTCAAATTATAATAGCTTCTACTATAGCAAACGGATTTAATAAATTAGCTGCGAGAGGATATTAAGGAGGGATAAAAATGAAAAAATATAAAGTAGTTCATTATATAAATCAATTCTTCGCCGGTATAGGGGGAGAAGAAAAAGCGGATCATAAACCTGAATTAAGAGAAGGATCTGTGGGTCCGGGACAGGCTCTTCAAGAAGCATTGGGAGAAGAATTTGAAATAGTTGCTACAATTATATGCGGAGATAACTATTTCGGTGAAAATCTTGAAGTTGCAACAGATACAGTTCTTGAAATGGTTAAAAAATATAATCCTGATGTATTTGTAGCAGGACCTGCTTTTAACGCAGGACGTTACGGAGTGGCATGCGGAACAGTGTGTAAAGCTGTAGAAGAAAGATTGGGAGTTCCTTCAGTTACGGCAGAATACGAAGAGAATCCGGGTGTAGATATGTTCAGAAAAGACGTTATCATAATGAAAACCGGAAATTCTGCAGCAGACATGAGAAAAGTGGTAAAAAGTATTTCAAATATAGTAAAAAAACTTGCAAAAGGCGAAGAAATACTTGGACCTGCAATAGAAGGATATCATGAAAGAGGTATAAGGGTAAACTATTTTGCTGAAGAAAGAGCATCTGAAAGAGCTATAAAAATGATGTTGAAAAAATTAAAAGGAGAAGAATTTGAAACAGATCTTCCTATGCCTAAATTTGATAGAGTAGATCCGGC belongs to Pseudoleptotrichia goodfellowii and includes:
- the grdG gene encoding sarcosine reductase complex component B subunit alpha encodes the protein MKLELGKIKINDIQFSDKTYVENHILYVNKEEVEKLVLEDDKLIGCSLDIARPGEKTRITPVKDVIEPRVKVSGGEMFPGVIGKVSPTVGGGRTHALDGCCVITVGRIVGFQEGVIDMSGPAAEYCPFSGTVNLCVVIEPKEGLETHVYEKAGRMAGLKVAAFLGETARNLEPDTLEVFETKPIFEQAAMYPDLPKIGYVHMLQSQGLLHDTYYYGVDAKQFVPTFMYPTEIMDGAIVSGNCVAPCDKVTTYHHFHNPVIEDCYKHHGKDINFMGVILTNENVFLADKERHSDMVAKLAEWMQLDGVLITEEGYGNPDTDLMMNCRKVERKGVKVVLITDEFPGKDGKSQSLADTCEEATALASCGQGNATLQFPVMDKIIGTMEYIESQIGGWAGCVNEDGSFEAEIQIIIASTIANGFNKLAARGY